In Deinococcus sp. QL22, the following are encoded in one genomic region:
- a CDS encoding ATP-dependent helicase, whose protein sequence is MTVPDSASSNLPASDLLSQLNPNQAQAADHYTGPALVIAGAGSGKTRTLIYRIAHLIQHYGADPGEILAVTFTNKAAAEMRERAKHLVTGADKLWMSTFHSAGVRILRAYGEHIGLRRGFVIYDDDDQMDILKEIMGAVPGIGPDTNPRVLRGILDRAKSNLQVPADLERWPEPYISGLPRETAAEVYRRYEARKKGQNAIDFGDLITETVRLFKEVPGVLDRVQDRARFIHVDEYQDTNKAQYELTRLLASRDRNLLVVGDPDQSIYKFRGADIQNILDFQKDYADAKVYMLEHNYRSSAKVLGIANRLIENNSERLEKTLLAVKDDGHPVVFHRATDHRAEGDFVAEWVTRLHGQGQKLTEMAILYRTNAQSRVIEESLRRVQIPAKIVGGVGFYDRREIRDILAYARLAINPDDDVALRRIIGRPRRGIGDTALEKLMDWARLNQTSILTACANCVEQGILDRGAQKPKEFADLMSALSDAADNYLPGPFFRFVIENSGYLDLLRQEGQEGQVRLENLEELVSAAEEWSQTNDGTIGDFLDDAALLSSVDDMRAKKENRDVPEEAVTLMTLHNAKGLEFPTVFIVGTEEGLLPSKNALLEASGIEEERRLFYVGITRAMDRLFLTAAQNRMQFGKTNAAEDSRFLEEIEGDFDTIDPYGQVIEYRAKTWKEYRPTVPGRPSAPTFTHPSAVKNTSSMTAEMAYRGGEKVTHPKFGAGQVLAVAGMDERQEVTVHFPSVGTKKLLVKFANLSLA, encoded by the coding sequence GTGACTGTGCCGGATTCTGCCTCTTCCAACCTGCCCGCTTCTGATCTGCTGAGCCAGCTGAACCCCAATCAGGCGCAGGCCGCCGACCACTACACCGGCCCCGCGTTGGTTATTGCGGGCGCGGGCAGCGGCAAAACGCGCACGCTGATCTACCGGATTGCCCACCTGATTCAGCATTACGGCGCAGACCCCGGCGAGATTCTGGCCGTGACGTTTACCAACAAGGCCGCCGCCGAGATGCGTGAGCGGGCCAAACATCTGGTGACTGGGGCCGACAAACTCTGGATGAGTACCTTCCACAGCGCGGGCGTGCGGATTCTGCGGGCGTATGGTGAGCATATCGGGCTGCGGCGCGGCTTTGTGATTTACGACGACGATGATCAGATGGACATTCTGAAGGAGATCATGGGCGCGGTGCCGGGCATTGGCCCCGATACCAATCCCCGTGTGCTGCGCGGCATTCTTGACCGGGCCAAGAGCAATCTTCAGGTGCCTGCCGATCTGGAACGCTGGCCTGAACCCTATATCAGCGGCCTGCCCCGCGAAACCGCCGCCGAGGTGTACCGCCGCTACGAGGCCCGCAAGAAGGGCCAGAATGCCATCGACTTTGGCGACCTGATTACAGAAACGGTTCGGCTGTTTAAAGAAGTGCCAGGCGTGCTTGACCGGGTGCAAGACCGCGCCCGCTTTATTCATGTGGACGAGTACCAGGACACCAATAAGGCGCAATATGAATTGACACGCCTGCTGGCATCCAGAGACCGGAATTTGCTTGTCGTGGGAGACCCCGATCAATCCATCTATAAGTTTCGCGGTGCAGATATTCAGAATATTCTGGACTTCCAGAAGGATTACGCCGACGCCAAGGTGTATATGCTGGAGCACAATTACCGTTCCAGTGCCAAAGTGCTGGGAATTGCCAACCGTCTGATTGAAAACAACTCTGAACGCCTGGAGAAAACGCTGTTGGCGGTTAAAGATGATGGACACCCAGTGGTGTTTCACCGCGCCACCGATCACCGCGCTGAGGGCGATTTTGTGGCCGAGTGGGTCACGCGCTTGCATGGGCAGGGGCAAAAGCTGACCGAAATGGCAATTTTGTACCGCACCAACGCCCAATCCCGCGTCATAGAAGAATCGCTGCGCCGGGTGCAGATTCCGGCCAAAATCGTGGGCGGCGTGGGCTTTTACGACCGCCGCGAAATCCGCGACATTCTCGCCTATGCTCGCCTCGCCATCAACCCCGACGACGATGTGGCCCTGCGCCGGATCATCGGGCGGCCCCGGCGCGGCATTGGCGATACAGCGCTGGAAAAGCTGATGGACTGGGCACGTCTAAACCAGACCTCCATCCTGACGGCCTGCGCCAACTGCGTCGAGCAGGGAATTCTTGACCGGGGCGCACAGAAACCCAAGGAATTTGCCGATCTGATGTCCGCCCTGAGCGACGCCGCCGACAACTACCTGCCAGGGCCGTTTTTCCGCTTCGTGATAGAAAACAGCGGTTACCTGGATCTGCTGCGTCAGGAAGGGCAGGAGGGCCAGGTGAGGCTGGAGAACTTGGAGGAACTCGTCAGCGCCGCCGAGGAATGGTCTCAGACCAATGACGGCACCATCGGCGACTTTTTGGATGACGCAGCTCTGCTGTCCAGTGTGGACGACATGCGGGCCAAGAAGGAAAACCGCGACGTGCCCGAGGAAGCCGTGACGCTGATGACGCTGCACAACGCCAAGGGTCTAGAGTTTCCCACCGTGTTTATCGTGGGCACCGAGGAAGGCCTGCTGCCCAGCAAAAACGCGCTGCTGGAGGCGAGCGGCATAGAAGAGGAACGCCGCCTGTTCTACGTGGGTATCACGCGGGCCATGGATCGCTTGTTTCTGACCGCCGCGCAAAACCGGATGCAGTTCGGCAAGACCAATGCCGCTGAAGACAGCCGCTTTCTGGAAGAAATCGAGGGCGACTTTGACACCATAGACCCGTATGGGCAGGTCATCGAGTACCGCGCCAAAACCTGGAAAGAGTACCGTCCCACTGTGCCGGGTCGCCCCAGCGCACCCACATTCACCCATCCCAGCGCTGTGAAAAACACCAGCAGCATGACCGCCGAGATGGCCTACCGGGGCGGTGAAAAGGTCACGCATCCCAAATTTGGCGCGGGGCAGGTGCTGGCGGTGGCGGGCATGGACGAGCGCCAGGAAGTCACGGTGCATTTTCCCAGCGTAGGCACCAAGAAGCTGTTGGTGAAATTTGCGAATCTAAGTTTGGCCTGA
- a CDS encoding NUDIX domain-containing protein — protein MTDFSPDPVDIRLPLGGLTFSVRVAILCVRNAQTPDACLLANTEDNLGFWYLPGGALGTGETSESCAAREWAEETGTPPGGMQLVGIVENHFGPPDSRAHEIGFFYRMEALAELPAESFPVLDNVNVRCEWIPLDELESRLVYPLNIDELLRVPAGEIRHWVVWDG, from the coding sequence ATGACCGACTTCAGTCCTGATCCGGTGGATATCCGCCTGCCATTGGGCGGCCTGACCTTCAGCGTGCGGGTGGCGATTTTGTGCGTGCGGAACGCGCAAACGCCCGACGCCTGCCTGCTCGCCAACACGGAAGACAATCTGGGATTCTGGTACTTACCGGGAGGCGCACTGGGTACAGGCGAGACCAGCGAAAGCTGCGCCGCCCGTGAGTGGGCCGAGGAAACGGGCACGCCGCCAGGTGGAATGCAGTTGGTGGGAATAGTGGAAAACCACTTCGGCCCACCTGATAGCCGTGCCCACGAAATCGGATTTTTCTACCGCATGGAAGCGCTCGCCGAGTTACCCGCCGAATCCTTTCCGGTGCTGGACAACGTGAATGTGCGCTGTGAGTGGATTCCGCTTGATGAACTGGAGTCGCGGCTCGTGTATCCACTGAACATAGATGAGCTTCTACGCGTACCAGCAGGCGAAATCCGTCACTGGGTGGTCTGGGACGGATAG
- a CDS encoding VWA-like domain-containing protein yields MTPPPDFQRLISGSRLRIRNKSAFFATLLLHAEFVPSQEVAAAGTDGERVYVNPEVAASLPPDVLDGLLLHEVLHAALSHVQRRGPREKKRWNRAADLIVNGMVTAAGLPVPPQNSGAQAPQDEHLEKLSVEEVYTSLEGEEHPGDEDSDDLMDGPPGDAPPKNGKSGQQAAKQWSQALAQARSVDAMSGGKGDDPLGMHRELMRLAPARLDWRAHLWRFLARTPVDFGGFDRRFVGRGLYLEALDDESLSALVAVDTSGSVDDEAVRALVSEVQGVLGAYPHVRATLYYADTEAYGPFDLRPGDPVPPPQGGGGTDFRPIFRLLDAHEPDVLIYLTDGYGDFPDTPPRMPTLWVVPPGGLEDEGFPFGEVLRLEE; encoded by the coding sequence ATGACGCCGCCCCCCGACTTCCAACGTCTGATCTCCGGCTCGCGCCTGCGCATTCGCAATAAATCTGCCTTTTTTGCCACGCTGTTGCTGCACGCCGAATTCGTGCCTTCTCAGGAAGTGGCTGCTGCTGGCACAGACGGCGAGCGGGTGTACGTGAATCCGGAAGTGGCCGCCAGCCTGCCGCCCGATGTACTGGACGGCCTGCTGCTGCATGAGGTCTTGCACGCCGCCCTGTCGCATGTGCAGCGGCGCGGCCCCCGCGAGAAGAAACGCTGGAACCGGGCCGCCGACCTGATCGTGAACGGCATGGTCACGGCGGCGGGCTTGCCTGTGCCGCCGCAGAATTCGGGCGCACAAGCGCCGCAAGACGAACATCTGGAAAAACTGAGCGTGGAGGAGGTATACACATCGCTGGAGGGCGAGGAACACCCCGGCGACGAGGACAGCGACGACCTGATGGACGGCCCGCCCGGAGATGCGCCGCCCAAAAATGGCAAGTCTGGTCAGCAGGCGGCCAAGCAGTGGTCACAGGCGTTGGCACAGGCCCGCAGCGTGGACGCCATGAGCGGCGGCAAGGGCGACGACCCGCTGGGCATGCACCGCGAATTGATGCGGCTGGCCCCAGCGCGGCTGGACTGGCGGGCGCACCTGTGGCGCTTCTTGGCCCGCACACCAGTGGATTTTGGGGGCTTTGACCGCCGATTCGTGGGGCGCGGCCTGTACCTGGAGGCGCTGGACGACGAAAGCCTCAGCGCACTGGTGGCCGTGGATACATCGGGCAGCGTGGACGACGAGGCGGTGCGGGCGTTGGTGAGCGAGGTTCAGGGCGTGCTGGGCGCGTATCCCCACGTCCGGGCCACCCTGTATTACGCCGACACCGAAGCCTACGGCCCCTTCGACCTGCGCCCCGGCGACCCGGTTCCCCCACCACAGGGGGGCGGCGGCACCGATTTCAGGCCCATCTTCAGGCTGCTGGATGCCCACGAACCCGACGTGCTGATCTACCTGACCGACGGCTACGGCGACTTTCCTGATACGCCGCCGCGCATGCCGACGCTGTGGGTGGTGCCGCCGGGCGGGCTGGAAGACGAGGGCTTCCCGTTTGGCGAAGTGTTGCGGCTGGAGGAGTGA
- a CDS encoding AAA family ATPase yields the protein MSLTPTELQTYLAALTRGQLKLATMIWGPPGVGKSSVVAQVARAHSLDFVDVRLSQLAPTDLRGLPVPQADPTGNGGISRWFPPEFLPRGGNGILFLDEVNMAPPTMQGMAQQLILDRRVGSYELPDGWFVWAAGNRKEDRASVFDMPAPLANRFLHLTVRPDFDAWRAYALGRSLHEHVIAFLTFRPELLHRLDPQQPAWPSPRSWEMAAQLHRAGLDVSPAIGEAAGAEFSAFVRLFEQLPDLGTVLNGQGGGLKLPDEPSVRYAAVVGLAARAADADEAYHAFRWLSESAGPEWLQLYVATLVTKFQAIGQLGELAGLLGRDERLAELVAGTLALSEGA from the coding sequence TTGAGCCTCACCCCCACCGAACTGCAAACCTACCTCGCGGCTCTGACGCGCGGCCAACTGAAACTTGCCACCATGATCTGGGGGCCGCCCGGCGTGGGCAAAAGCAGCGTGGTGGCGCAGGTGGCGCGGGCGCACAGCCTCGATTTTGTAGACGTGCGGCTGTCCCAATTGGCCCCCACTGACCTTCGCGGACTCCCCGTGCCGCAGGCTGACCCGACGGGCAACGGCGGAATCAGCCGCTGGTTTCCGCCCGAATTCCTGCCGCGTGGGGGCAACGGCATCCTGTTTCTGGATGAGGTGAACATGGCCCCGCCGACCATGCAGGGCATGGCGCAACAACTGATTCTGGATAGGCGCGTGGGCAGCTACGAACTGCCCGACGGCTGGTTTGTGTGGGCGGCAGGCAACCGCAAGGAAGACCGGGCCAGCGTGTTCGACATGCCCGCGCCCCTTGCCAACCGCTTCCTTCACCTGACCGTGCGGCCTGATTTTGATGCGTGGCGGGCTTACGCGTTGGGCCGCAGCCTGCACGAACACGTGATCGCGTTTCTCACCTTCCGGCCCGAACTGCTGCACCGCCTCGACCCCCAACAGCCCGCCTGGCCCAGCCCGCGCTCCTGGGAAATGGCCGCGCAACTGCACCGCGCCGGGCTGGATGTGTCGCCCGCCATTGGGGAAGCGGCCGGGGCCGAATTCAGCGCCTTTGTGCGGCTGTTCGAGCAGTTGCCCGATCTGGGAACAGTACTGAACGGTCAGGGCGGCGGCCTGAAACTGCCCGACGAACCCAGCGTGCGCTACGCCGCCGTGGTGGGGTTGGCTGCCCGCGCCGCCGACGCAGACGAGGCTTATCACGCCTTCCGCTGGCTCAGCGAGTCGGCTGGCCCCGAATGGCTGCAACTGTATGTGGCGACCCTGGTCACCAAATTTCAGGCGATCGGGCAACTGGGCGAACTGGCCGGACTGCTGGGCCGCGATGAGCGGTTGGCAGAACTGGTGGCTGGAACGCTGGCGCTGAGTGAGGGAGCGTAG
- a CDS encoding heterodisulfide reductase-related iron-sulfur binding cluster: MLPDIHKILFFIFALLAGSYGVWGFYRLYLRVRRGAPSNEARFDRLGQRIAYAVRTSLTQERTFRRRTVISVLHSFIFYGFVFYLLVNVIDGLEGYFHFSILSSNPLGAVYNLLADILSFLVLFGVVSLVVRRLYTPSKRDFRFTEKTLLHPLLKQNYILRDSLFVSAFIFFHVGSRILGNSAKMVVEAREYGRFDGFQPVSSALGRVLFGGASDAALEGWRIFGYWGALGSVLAFLAYFPYTKHIHIFMAPLNYALKREAKSGVLPPMKGLEAAMEADEPRLGAEKLEDLEWPRLLDAYACIQCNRCQDVCPANATGKALSPAALEINKRMELNVLTGGPRVQSQSGQSQSSVLAGGPTTLGLAAQGLAAPAGAPHPSPFTLRPTSFESGASTAHPLLEFTINEESVWACTTCGACMQVCPVQDEQMLDIIDIRRHQVMVAGEFPPQLQTAFRGMERTSNPWGISRDKRMEWAEGLKVPTIDENPEPDVIYWVGCAASYDPGAQKVARSFVQLLDKAGINYAVLGKKEACTGDSARRAGNEFLYQTLAQENVETLNSVRPKLIVATCPHCMNAIGHEYKQLGGDYSTVHHTEYLETLVAAGKLPLAQLDQNVTYHDPCYLGRHNGVYDAPRSLISQMAGEVLELERSRDNSFCCGAGGAQFWKEEEEGRERISDNRFREIQARLDGAKDNVQAGKVLAVGCPFCKSMMNSTPEKQKRDDIVVKDVAELMFESVQKAGGFAPTAAPAVSEPVPVPNAELPMERTGEMPAADAPAAVVGETAADVANAQPGSPTANAGTQPEAQAAHPEAVRPEAVPSESVQPEQSQAQPSARKAWKPKSGQDAATPADDVNPAPVVAEALSPSEPAPAAPTRKAWKPKGGDAKSSDDVSPAPVAEAVQTQAAAPIQVATEPTPARKAWKPKAAAPASDSQGVESVAEVVTPLEVAPVETAEASPTGERKKWTPKGAAPAVAPAEAAPVPAQTESVQPLQAESSPVLSTETATPERKKWTPKAAAAPIAPNVEAVAQAQSKPVQAEAAASAPAPAEAVEHLAPITEHIKLEQVGENALEEGAQATSAPAEAGQSAPETGARKKWVPKKKE, from the coding sequence GTGCTGCCCGACATCCACAAAATCCTGTTCTTCATCTTCGCCCTGCTCGCCGGAAGCTACGGCGTCTGGGGCTTTTACCGCCTCTACCTGCGCGTTCGCCGGGGTGCCCCGTCCAATGAAGCCCGCTTTGATCGGCTGGGCCAGCGCATCGCCTACGCCGTCCGAACCTCGCTGACGCAGGAGCGCACCTTCCGCCGCCGCACCGTCATCAGCGTGCTGCACAGCTTTATCTTCTACGGCTTCGTGTTCTATCTGCTCGTCAACGTCATAGACGGCCTGGAAGGCTACTTCCATTTCAGCATTCTGTCCAGCAACCCGCTGGGGGCCGTGTACAACCTGCTGGCCGACATTCTCAGCTTTCTGGTGCTGTTCGGCGTGGTCAGTCTGGTGGTTCGCCGCCTGTATACGCCCAGCAAACGCGACTTCCGCTTCACCGAAAAGACGTTGCTGCACCCGCTCCTCAAGCAAAACTACATCCTGCGCGATAGCCTGTTCGTCTCGGCCTTTATTTTCTTCCATGTGGGCAGCCGAATCTTGGGCAACTCCGCCAAAATGGTGGTAGAAGCCCGCGAGTATGGCCGCTTTGACGGCTTTCAACCCGTGTCTTCTGCACTGGGGCGTGTGCTATTTGGCGGCGCTTCAGACGCGGCACTGGAAGGCTGGCGCATTTTCGGCTACTGGGGCGCACTCGGTAGCGTGCTGGCCTTCCTCGCCTACTTTCCGTACACCAAGCACATCCATATTTTTATGGCCCCCCTAAACTATGCCCTCAAGCGTGAGGCGAAAAGTGGCGTGCTGCCCCCCATGAAGGGTCTGGAAGCCGCGATGGAAGCCGACGAACCCCGTCTGGGCGCAGAGAAACTGGAAGACTTGGAATGGCCGCGCCTGCTGGATGCCTACGCCTGTATTCAGTGCAACCGCTGTCAGGATGTGTGCCCCGCCAACGCCACGGGCAAGGCGTTGAGTCCCGCCGCGCTGGAAATCAACAAGCGCATGGAACTGAATGTGTTGACGGGTGGGCCACGTGTGCAGAGTCAAAGTGGTCAGAGTCAAAGCAGTGTGCTGGCAGGCGGGCCGACGACTTTAGGCCTCGCCGCGCAGGGCTTGGCGGCTCCGGCGGGCGCACCTCACCCCAGCCCGTTTACGCTGCGGCCCACGTCCTTCGAGTCGGGCGCAAGCACCGCTCACCCGCTGCTGGAATTCACCATCAACGAGGAAAGCGTGTGGGCCTGCACTACCTGCGGCGCGTGCATGCAGGTGTGCCCCGTGCAAGACGAGCAAATGCTGGACATTATCGATATTCGCCGTCATCAGGTCATGGTGGCCGGAGAATTCCCGCCGCAGTTGCAGACCGCCTTCCGGGGCATGGAGCGCACCAGCAACCCCTGGGGCATTTCCCGCGACAAGCGCATGGAATGGGCCGAGGGGCTGAAGGTTCCAACAATTGACGAAAACCCCGAACCAGACGTGATCTACTGGGTTGGCTGTGCGGCCAGCTACGATCCCGGTGCCCAAAAAGTGGCCCGCAGTTTTGTTCAACTGCTGGACAAAGCAGGCATCAATTACGCCGTATTGGGCAAAAAGGAAGCCTGCACCGGAGACAGCGCCCGCCGCGCCGGAAACGAATTTTTGTATCAGACACTGGCGCAGGAGAACGTGGAAACCCTGAACAGCGTGCGCCCCAAGCTGATCGTCGCCACTTGCCCGCACTGCATGAACGCCATCGGCCACGAATATAAACAGTTGGGTGGCGACTACAGCACGGTTCATCACACCGAGTACCTGGAAACGTTGGTGGCCGCTGGAAAACTGCCGCTGGCGCAACTGGATCAGAACGTCACCTACCACGATCCTTGCTACCTGGGCCGCCACAACGGCGTGTACGACGCGCCCCGCAGTCTGATTTCCCAGATGGCGGGCGAGGTGCTGGAACTGGAGCGCAGCCGCGACAACTCATTTTGCTGCGGTGCTGGCGGGGCGCAGTTCTGGAAAGAAGAGGAAGAAGGCCGCGAGCGCATCAGCGACAACCGCTTCCGCGAGATTCAGGCCCGCTTGGACGGAGCCAAGGACAATGTGCAGGCGGGCAAAGTACTGGCGGTGGGCTGCCCCTTCTGCAAATCCATGATGAATTCCACGCCCGAAAAGCAGAAGCGGGACGACATCGTGGTGAAAGACGTGGCGGAATTGATGTTTGAGAGCGTGCAGAAGGCAGGCGGATTTGCACCAACAGCCGCGCCTGCCGTGTCCGAACCCGTGCCCGTACCCAATGCCGAATTGCCTATGGAACGCACGGGTGAGATGCCTGCGGCGGACGCTCCCGCTGCTGTGGTGGGCGAAACGGCTGCCGATGTCGCCAACGCGCAACCCGGTAGTCCCACCGCCAATGCTGGAACCCAGCCCGAAGCGCAGGCGGCGCACCCGGAAGCAGTACGGCCAGAAGCAGTACCGTCAGAATCAGTACAGCCAGAGCAGTCGCAAGCCCAACCCAGCGCCCGCAAAGCGTGGAAGCCTAAGAGTGGGCAAGACGCCGCTACACCTGCAGACGACGTGAACCCGGCCCCAGTCGTGGCAGAAGCGCTCAGCCCCAGCGAACCCGCACCAGCTGCCCCGACCCGCAAAGCCTGGAAGCCGAAAGGTGGGGATGCCAAGTCCAGCGATGATGTCAGTCCCGCGCCTGTTGCAGAAGCAGTCCAGACACAGGCCGCCGCACCCATTCAAGTTGCCACCGAACCCACTCCCGCCCGCAAAGCGTGGAAGCCCAAAGCTGCCGCCCCAGCATCCGACAGTCAAGGTGTTGAAAGTGTGGCAGAAGTGGTGACGCCCCTTGAAGTCGCCCCGGTAGAGACGGCAGAGGCCAGCCCCACAGGTGAGCGCAAGAAGTGGACGCCGAAGGGCGCGGCCCCGGCTGTGGCTCCTGCCGAAGCCGCTCCCGTGCCCGCTCAGACTGAATCCGTGCAGCCTCTCCAGGCCGAATCCAGCCCCGTCCTAAGCACCGAAACCGCCACGCCGGAGCGGAAGAAGTGGACGCCTAAAGCTGCCGCCGCACCTATCGCCCCCAATGTCGAGGCTGTAGCGCAAGCTCAATCGAAACCTGTTCAGGCGGAAGCCGCCGCCTCAGCTCCCGCGCCCGCCGAAGCTGTAGAACACCTTGCCCCTATTACCGAACACATCAAACTGGAGCAAGTGGGCGAAAATGCGCTGGAAGAAGGCGCACAGGCCACCAGCGCCCCCGCTGAAGCGGGCCAATCTGCCCCGGAAACGGGCGCACGCAAAAAGTGGGTTCCCAAGAAAAAGGAGTAA
- a CDS encoding DegV family protein, whose protein sequence is MTIAIVTDSTSDLNPQLCEKYGLTSVPLYVLFDGKMHRDGIDLKPADLFAGLKAGKKTPSTSQPSPAEFGEVYRKALESADEVLSVHISGQLSGTVGSARLAAQEFGNRVTVLDSKSVSMGLGMRAIRASELAKAGKSVPEIVAELERVGTKADIRFTVDTLDFLRINGRIGGAQALLGGLLNIKPILVVKDGKVESGGRVRGHKKAMQDIMDYVRKYVAQHGGARVSFLCTVGGEDYIREVRTGLSDLKFDDLGDHTIGAVVGTHAGPGTMGATLEPLTA, encoded by the coding sequence ATGACCATTGCCATCGTCACCGACTCGACGAGCGACCTGAACCCGCAACTGTGCGAGAAGTACGGCCTGACCAGCGTGCCCCTGTACGTGCTGTTCGACGGCAAAATGCACCGCGACGGCATCGATCTGAAACCCGCCGACTTGTTTGCGGGCCTGAAGGCAGGCAAGAAAACGCCCAGCACGTCGCAGCCCAGCCCCGCCGAATTTGGCGAGGTGTACCGCAAGGCGTTGGAGAGCGCCGACGAGGTGCTGAGCGTGCATATCAGCGGGCAACTGTCGGGCACGGTAGGCAGCGCACGGCTGGCCGCGCAGGAATTTGGCAACAGAGTTACGGTGCTGGACAGCAAATCGGTGAGCATGGGCCTTGGCATGCGGGCCATCCGCGCCTCAGAACTCGCCAAAGCGGGCAAAAGCGTGCCAGAGATCGTGGCGGAGTTAGAGCGCGTGGGCACCAAAGCCGACATCCGATTCACAGTGGATACGCTGGATTTTCTGCGGATTAATGGGCGTATCGGCGGTGCACAGGCACTCCTCGGCGGCCTGCTGAACATCAAGCCGATTTTGGTGGTCAAGGACGGCAAGGTGGAATCGGGCGGTCGGGTGCGCGGCCACAAAAAGGCCATGCAGGACATCATGGACTATGTTCGCAAGTACGTCGCGCAGCACGGCGGGGCGCGGGTCTCGTTCCTGTGTACGGTGGGCGGCGAGGACTACATCCGTGAGGTTCGTACAGGCCTCAGCGACCTGAAATTTGACGATCTGGGCGACCATACCATCGGCGCAGTGGTCGGCACGCACGCTGGCCCCGGCACGATGGGCGCGACGCTGGAACCGCTGACCGCCTGA
- a CDS encoding serine hydrolase produces MNISLKRVVIAPEGRVELGVLRLPGGCLDAAPAVAKAPAPPLHLSGRLGLWVAEVDPVTLAPIRAVATNPDSVFPLASTYKQAVLWAVLRQFDAGTIQPNERFNVTRDNQSLGNYPFDGTSIKDLSVRMIQKSDNTATDILHRRVGLQSVQAVADDLGLCHTRLILPTRDWWVAQAGLSATFNGTTRWAAAQGADRIKLAAQIDTDARKYRADYLQRKLNDYFETRYDRSDDLRVHNLSTPYEWGTLLASEFLKPGLSPRAQKWQREVMATGFGRSALKAQHRGNVAWFGGKGGNGWGILTYSGYVQTKDGRHLVYAFMQHGADQSYTLPNTRRAFAWINAGIDVVLGKKEQ; encoded by the coding sequence ATGAATATCAGCCTGAAGCGGGTGGTCATTGCCCCGGAAGGCCGGGTGGAACTGGGGGTGTTGCGTTTGCCGGGCGGTTGCCTGGATGCCGCGCCCGCCGTTGCCAAGGCTCCCGCGCCGCCCCTGCATCTCAGTGGGCGCCTTGGTCTGTGGGTGGCCGAAGTCGATCCGGTGACACTCGCGCCGATCCGGGCCGTCGCCACCAATCCAGACAGCGTATTTCCCCTCGCCAGCACCTACAAACAGGCGGTGTTGTGGGCCGTCCTGAGGCAGTTTGACGCGGGAACCATACAGCCCAACGAGCGCTTTAATGTGACCCGCGACAACCAGAGCCTCGGCAATTACCCCTTTGACGGCACATCCATCAAAGACCTGTCGGTACGCATGATTCAAAAGAGCGACAACACCGCCACCGACATCCTGCACCGCCGGGTCGGGCTACAGAGTGTTCAGGCGGTGGCCGACGACTTGGGCCTGTGCCATACCCGCCTGATCTTGCCCACCCGCGACTGGTGGGTGGCGCAGGCGGGCCTGTCGGCAACGTTTAACGGCACCACACGCTGGGCCGCCGCGCAGGGCGCTGACCGGATCAAGCTGGCTGCCCAGATCGACACCGACGCCCGCAAGTACCGCGCCGATTATCTTCAGCGCAAGCTCAACGATTACTTTGAAACCCGCTATGACCGCAGCGACGATTTGCGGGTTCATAACCTCAGTACGCCCTATGAGTGGGGCACTTTGCTGGCGTCCGAGTTCCTGAAGCCTGGCCTCTCGCCCCGCGCCCAGAAGTGGCAGCGTGAGGTGATGGCGACAGGCTTTGGCCGCTCTGCCCTGAAGGCGCAGCACCGGGGCAACGTGGCATGGTTTGGCGGCAAAGGCGGCAATGGCTGGGGCATCCTGACCTACAGCGGTTACGTGCAGACCAAAGATGGGCGGCATCTGGTGTACGCCTTTATGCAGCACGGGGCCGACCAGAGCTACACCCTGCCCAACACGCGCCGCGCCTTCGCGTGGATCAATGCCGGAATAGATGTGGTGCTGGGGAAAAAGGAGCAATAG